TCTATTTCCTCAGTTGACCATCTGCCAACTAATCTTGAACCATATTTTAACTGTGCAGGTAAGAGTGTTTGATTAAAATGTTCATTAAAATCAAGTAATATCTGAGGGTCAATTTTGTATGTCTTTCTACGATAAATCACGCATCCATCATCTCCAAAAATCAAGTATTATTACGCTACTATTATAATAGTAGCAATCCATAAATTCCATCTTTTTCCGTTATTCTGCCCGTTAGCGTAACGAAAGGCTGTCTAGCGACAGCCCCTCTCAGTGTTGAACTATAGTGTCCCGTTAGTTTAGCGAGCAAGACAAATACGATTAGCGTAATGGTTCGCCGAAGATTACATGAAAATGAAGATGTTTTGAGTCTTGGTACTTCCCCAAATTAGTCGACACCCTGCAAGCTCCATACTCAGACTGCACTTGCGATGCAACCTTTTTAACAACGTCCATCAACTCAATTAAGAGCTCATTGTCGCTTTGTTCCAGTGTCAGAAGAGATGAGATATGCTTCTTCGGAATCGTAACAATGTGAACGGGATAAAAAGGGCGAGTGTGATGATATGCAAGAACGTTATCAGTTTCAAATACTTTTTGTACAGAAGTACGACCACTTAATACCTCATCGCAATAAAAATCCTCAGTCAAACTTATCCCTCCACGTCTTGTTTTTCTTATTTTAACATTCGGTATATTTTGTCAGTATCCTGCCCGTTAGCGTAATGGGACGTTACCAGTCTAATTCTTTATTTTCTTAGTCTATAACTTTATTTTCCGAGTCTAACACTTTATTTTTCAGTCTAATACTTTATTTTCTTTTGACAATAACATCTATAGTGCGAATTCAAAAGGCACCCTAAACGGGTGCCCTTCAATAATCCTTATCACTGTTTCATTTCGATCTGCTTGTACAAATGACCGAAACTCGCCAAAACTATAGTCCGATCTGACCGCCCGGAAATCCAAACCTTGCGTTATAGCTCGCGTCGTGTGCCGGCATGGTTGCTCCTTCTGGCGTCTCCAACGACGGCGTATCATTTTCCAACGGGTCCCAAGTTATTAGTACAAAGCCTGGGGGATAAAAGTCTGAAGGTGTTACATCAGCAGGCGGTACGATCGTCGCCCCATACTTGACTTGAGCTGTCGAATAGTTAGTACTCGTTACTGAATCAATGAATGATAACGTGTAGCTGTTACGTGTGTAATATAGCTTAAGGGTGAGCGTTCCGTCAGCGGTTACCGTACCCGAGGTAACGTTGTTAGGATTGCTGCTGTCATAGGTAAAGCCGGTATAATCCTTCGGAGTTGCCGTAGCTGTTGATCCAATTCCACCGCTGCCGGCAACGGCTTCCACTTCTGTGTAGCCGTCATCGTCCAGATTCTGCTGATAATACAATACCTGATAGCCCGTGGCCTGCCAAACGGCCGTGAAGGTCAGATCGTTACCGGGCATTGTACTTGGAACGGACTGTGACCAACCTTCAAACGTATAGCCTGGCTTTGTCACCGTAGGTGGAATTATCGGCGACCCATATGCAAGCTGTGATACCGTGCCGCCCATGCCTCCATTGGCATCGAATGTCAGGTTAAACAAATAAGGAACGAAGTACAACTTGATACGAAGATCCAGGGTTGGGTCTACGTAAATCGATAAAGGCGAAGGTACCGTGGTTGTGAGTTTCGAGTAGGGTGACATCCATCTCGCATCCATTGTCCCTATATCTCTACTATCGAATCCTAAAAATGCAGTTCCATACTTGGTTTTTGCCTCCATTAGCTGGAAATTAGAACCTGTGGTATCGCCAAGATAATACTCCACTGTAATAGGCACATGTGAATCTAAGCTATATTTCCCTTTATAAGTCGTGTCGATAGCCGGCATCGTAGGCGCAACAAC
This Paenibacillus sp. FSL R5-0345 DNA region includes the following protein-coding sequences:
- a CDS encoding HIT domain-containing protein translates to MTEDFYCDEVLSGRTSVQKVFETDNVLAYHHTRPFYPVHIVTIPKKHISSLLTLEQSDNELLIELMDVVKKVASQVQSEYGACRVSTNLGKYQDSKHLHFHVIFGEPLR